A genomic region of Haemorhous mexicanus isolate bHaeMex1 chromosome 14, bHaeMex1.pri, whole genome shotgun sequence contains the following coding sequences:
- the LOC132333621 gene encoding rho-related GTP-binding protein RhoG-like encodes MQTIKCVVVGDGAVGKTCLLISYTTNAFPEEYIPTVFDNYSAQMTVDGRTVSLNLWDTAGQEEYDRLRTLSYPQTNVFIICFSIGSPSSYANVRHKWHPEVSHHCPNVPILLVGTKRDLRSDLETVKKLKEQSLAPTTPQQGTSLAKQIGAVKYLECSALNQEGVREVFAEAVRAVLYPVTKKNTRKCVLL; translated from the coding sequence ATGCAGACTATAAAGTGCGTGGTGGTCGGAGATGGCGCGGTGGGAAAAACTTGTCTCCTCATCAGCTACACCACCAACGCCTTCCCAGAAGAGTACATCCCTACTGTGTTTGACAACTACAGTGCCCAGATGACCGTGGATGGCCGGACAGTCAGCCTGAACCTCTGGGACACTGCGGGCCAGGAGGAGTACGACCGCCTGCGCACCCTCTCCTACCCCCAAACCAACGTCTTCATCATCTGCTTCTCCATTGGCAGCCCCTCCTCCTACGCCAACGTGAGGCACAAATGGCACCCCGAGGTTTCTCACCACTGTCCAAACGTCCCCATCCTTTTGGTGGGCACCAAGAGAGACTTGAGAAGTGACCTGGAAACGGTTAAAAAGTTGAAAGAGCAGAGCTTGGCTCCCACTACCCCGCAGCAGGGGACTTCTCTGGCCAAACAAATTGGAGCAGTCAAATATTTGGAGTGCTCGGCGTTGAATCAGGAGGGTGTTCGGGAGGTCTTTGCTGAAGCTGTCCGTGCAGTTCTGTATCCTGTGACAAAGAAGAACACAAGAAAATGTGTCCTATTGTAG